A stretch of Methanobrevibacter sp. YE315 DNA encodes these proteins:
- a CDS encoding heavy-metal-associated domain-containing protein: MAEKEIKVVGMHCPSCVNAVELCLKDVDGIEDAKADLDSGITTITMSSDVSDADINEAVEEAGFKVE, translated from the coding sequence ATGGCTGAAAAAGAAATTAAAGTTGTGGGCATGCACTGCCCATCATGCGTAAATGCTGTAGAATTATGTCTAAAAGATGTTGATGGAATCGAAGATGCAAAAGCTGACCTCGATTCTGGAATCACCACAATTACAATGTCCAGTGACGTAAGTGATGCAGACATTAACGAAGCAGTTGAAGAAGCTGGATTCAAAGTAGAATAA